The genomic stretch CATGTTCAGCATGGAGCACAGTGGTACAGTATTGCTGGTTACAATCCTAATAATTTTATTTGTGTAAACACCTAACTGTGTGTTTGCTCAATCACCCAGGAAAGTGTGCACATGTTAGATGGCGATGTATGGCACCTATCAACAGTAACGTTAGCATAATTAGCGTCGCTATTCCTTAGCACCACTTGGCATGTTGTTGCACAGTACAGTATAGCTGGTTACAATCTCTAACTATTTTAATTTGTGTAAACACCCAAATATGTGTTTGGACAATCACCAAGGAAAGTGTACACATGTTTGTTTGCGACGTATGGCACATAGCAACATTCATGTTGACGCTAGTAACGTTAGCATCATTAGCGTTGGTACTCATCTGCACTTGGCATGTTCAGCCTGTAGCACATTAGAAAACTATAGCTGGTTAACCTCTCTAACTATTTTACTTGATGTTTCACCTTAATTTGTGTATGTGTAGTTAATGGGTTGATACATTTGTGTGAATGTCATGCAGGCTATGGTCTACAGTACAAGCCTAGTACAGTAACCTGTCACCTGTTTACATTCTGATTATTTTTTGCCaatgttattgtattgtatCTTATGGGAGGTTTTCTATTCcctgtacattttatgatttctaatgaatggaaattctgcattgttaattttactcttatccatatatataatttaacacTTGAATCCTAGATGGAAAACCCAACATTTAGAAAGAGGGGAAAGGAGCTGGCCATGCACGCCACGCCTGAGGCTCAGTCCATCAGGGCCAAGCCTGACCAGGCTGTGATTTGCAAGAAGCCGGAAGAATGTGAGGCAGAGGCCCGGGCCCGTGTCGTCTCAGAGGGTGGTGATGCTGATTCTGTGCTGCTGGTTCTGAGCCGCTATGCGGTTCAGTTCGGCGTGTACCGGGGTCAGACATTTAAGTGGCTCCTAGAGAATGACGTGGGCTGGGTTGTGGGGCTGGTGGCTAGCCATGAGCAGGAGCGTGAGCGCAGCGTCTCCACATCTCCACTGATGGTCCACAAGGACGCCTTGGCCCGCTATGCAAATCATTATATTGCCGTGAAGGAGGAAGTCAGGTTCCGGAGGGCATTCGTGGCTTCCAAACTAAAGGCCTCACAGCCTGGACAGGAGGGCCAAGCCCTTGTTGGGTTTCACAGGTACAGGGCAGAAACACTGCAGGACCTGTATGAGTCCCAGGACAAGGACCACATTGGGTGAGAACAGTCATTTGAATAACAATGTCATGCTGATatcaggttttattttttgtgataATTGATTCATCTAATTTCTAATGAATATATCTATTTTTTAATCAGTTATGTCAACTGGCTGAGGAAGCAGACACCCCGGAATCCCGGGGACCCTATGGAAGCAGCCCTGAAATATATCAGGCGCCGTGACCAGGAG from Esox lucius isolate fEsoLuc1 unplaced genomic scaffold, fEsoLuc1.pri S26, whole genome shotgun sequence encodes the following:
- the LOC117594181 gene encoding uncharacterized protein LOC117594181 isoform X2 — translated: MENPTFRKRGKELAMHATPEAQSIRAKPDQAVICKKPEECEAEARARVVSEGGDADSVLLVLSRYAVQFGVYRGQTFKWLLENDVGWVVGLVASHEQERERSVSTSPLMVHKDALARYANHYIAVKEEVRFRRAFVASKLKASQPGQEGQALVGFHRYRAETLQDLYESQDKDHIGYVNWLRKQTPRNPGDPMEAALKYIRRRDQEAATPPSPLAGVKTASGPLGAAVSAFLGQRSVAPGQLQSTVKKILAKKTAVPRVPASRPAPRPALRPVEPSDAELVAVAIATEDYKRSSG
- the LOC117594181 gene encoding uncharacterized protein LOC117594181 isoform X1 gives rise to the protein MENPTFRKRGKELAMHATPEAQSIRAKPDQAVICKKPEECEAEARARVVSEGGDADSVLLVLSRYAVQFGVYRGQTFKWLLENDVGWVVGLVASHEQERERSVSTSPLMVHKDALARYANHYIAVKEEVRFRRAFVASKLKASQPGQEGQALVGFHRYRAETLQDLYESQDKDHIGYVNWLRKQTPRNPGDPMEAALKYIRRRDQEAATPPSPLAGVKTASGPLGAAVSAFLGQRSVAPGQLQSTVKKILAKKTAVPRVPASRPAPRPALRPVEPSDAELVAVAIATEDCKLVDTYQ